The genomic interval TTAATATCAATTATGAAGACTAACATTGGAATCAAACCCGAAAATCTGGCAGAAGTTGCCCATTCGCTGAGTAAAATTCTTGCAGATGAATTTTTGCTGTCCACCAAAACACGTAATGCACACTGGAATGTAGAGGGGCCTGATTTTTATAATAAGCATAAGTTTTTTGAAGCGCAATATATACAGCTTGAAGAGATCGTTGATGAGGTGGCTGAGCGTATCCGCACCCTTGGCCATTATGCCCCGGCTACTTTAAAACAGTATCTGGAGTTAACTCATTTGTCAGAAGAAAGCAGGGAGAAAAATGATAGTCAAGGTTATATAAAAACTCTTCTGGAAGATCATGAGAGTATTCTTATTCATTTAAGAGCGAACATCAATGGCTATGCAAATGCTTTAAAAGATCTTGGAACCAGTGACTATATCACTGGTTTAATGGAAAAACATGAGACTATGGCCTGGATGTTAAGGGCGCACTTATCTTAAAAAAATAAAATGGAACAAAAACAGAACATCTGGTTCGTTACCCTGATATTAACTGCAATAGCGGGTTATTGTGATACTATTACCTTCGTTGCAGCAGACAAGATTTTTTCTGCGCATGTTACAGGAAACTTTATTGTTTTCGCCTATCAGCTCGTCAAAGGATCGGATAATGATGCCTGGATCAAGTTGATGACCTTTCCTGTTTTCATAATATCGGTCATGATCGCAGGAAGGATAGCTGATAAAGTTGTCAACAAGCATTATCTTTTATTCTTTGAGGGGCTCATATTAATAGCAGCAGGTTTCCTGGCCTATCTTCTTGGTTATATCCAGAATCAGGAAATTACCTGGCCAATGTACCTGGTGGTCATGATGGTTGTTTTTGCTATGGGCTTTCAAAATGCCTACGGTAAACTCTTCGCTAAAGACACCTTTGGACCAACGACCATGATGACTGGAAATGTTACGCAAATATCACTTGATCTTAAGGGATTGATCATCAGCAGGTTCAGTAATGTTGATTATCTGGAGAATTTCAAAAGAGGAGCCATCACAATCGGTGGTTTTCTTGCCGGATGTATTCTTGGTGCTTATATCGGCAAACTTTTTGGATTGGCCGGGATTTTAGTACCTGGTATTGCCATGGTCATCTGCTATTTATACACTAAATCTTCTGCTAAAGAGACTCAATCACAAATAGGGTAGCTCCACCACCTTTACAAAAATACTTATGGAAAATACAATTTTAGGTCTGCATCACATTACGGCGATAGCAGGCAACGCACAGCAAAACTTTAATTTTTACAC from Pedobacter sp. WC2423 carries:
- a CDS encoding YoaK family protein — protein: MEQKQNIWFVTLILTAIAGYCDTITFVAADKIFSAHVTGNFIVFAYQLVKGSDNDAWIKLMTFPVFIISVMIAGRIADKVVNKHYLLFFEGLILIAAGFLAYLLGYIQNQEITWPMYLVVMMVVFAMGFQNAYGKLFAKDTFGPTTMMTGNVTQISLDLKGLIISRFSNVDYLENFKRGAITIGGFLAGCILGAYIGKLFGLAGILVPGIAMVICYLYTKSSAKETQSQIG
- a CDS encoding Dps family protein, with product MKTNIGIKPENLAEVAHSLSKILADEFLLSTKTRNAHWNVEGPDFYNKHKFFEAQYIQLEEIVDEVAERIRTLGHYAPATLKQYLELTHLSEESREKNDSQGYIKTLLEDHESILIHLRANINGYANALKDLGTSDYITGLMEKHETMAWMLRAHLS